From the genome of Carassius gibelio isolate Cgi1373 ecotype wild population from Czech Republic chromosome B10, carGib1.2-hapl.c, whole genome shotgun sequence, one region includes:
- the LOC127966698 gene encoding hypermethylated in cancer 2 protein: MELPNHAKQLLLQLNQQRAKGYLCDVIIVVENALFRAHKNILAASSIYFKSLILHDNLINLDTDMVNPSVFRQVLDFIYTGKLLSSDQFSDHNFSALLTAASYLQLHDLAALCRKKLKRNGRSLLNKPTTPTNGRTSRNQRLSYTPVTPNQMSGLKDSEKTKRHEELLKEDLSDDEMFVRNTHCTTSANSLSPSTSKNGSNGSCGMQELGLDLSKKSPSGSTATEEVSPSSIPQESPQSASESTANSASFDENTNTQNLTAGEPMEQGRGECEESQPPPDVEKRKSSRQVARQRRQPKSEGNKREDAKRGILPNSVVKRFKVVGERLPGGGNGNSEVSFQWKDDEEGLENGQEQSEESGQSECEGGRNSANYVFRQEGFEPALGDNLYVCIPCGKGFPSSEELNAHVETHTEEELYIKEEEDDSYPKEDEVEAEDLSSQVTHVLGNESRRFSCSVCNKSYKDPATLRQHEKTHWLTRPFPCNICGKMFTQRGTMTRHMRSHLGLKPFACDECGMRFTRQYRLTEHMRVHSGEKPYECQLCGGKFTQQRNLISHLRMHTSPS, translated from the coding sequence ATGGAATTGCCAAATCATGCCAAACAATTGCTGCTGCAGCTAAACCAACAAAGAGCCAAAGGTTATCTGTGTGATGTGATCATAGTAGTAGAAAATGCCCTTTTTCGGGCCCACAAGAATATCCTGGCAGCCAGCAGTATCTATTTCAAATCCCTTATCCTTCATGACAACTTGATTAACCTTGACACAGACATGGTCAACCCGTCAGTTTTCCGGCAGGTACTGGACTTCATTTATACTGGGAAGCTTTTATCGTCTGATCAGTTCAGTGACCACAATTTTAGTGCCCTTCTAACGGCAGCAAGCTACCTCCAACTTCATGACCTGGCTGCTCTCTGCAGGAAGAAGCTCAAGCGTAATGGGAGATCCCTTCTTAATAAGCCAACCACACCTACCAATGGAAGAACGTCTAGGAACCAAAGGCTGTCCTATACACCTGTAACTCCAAACCAAATGTCAGGGTTAAAAGACAGTGAGAAGACAAAGAGGCATGAGGAGCTACTCAAAGAAGACTTGTCTGATGATGAGATGTTTGTGAGAAACACCCACTGTACAACCTCAGCAAATTCGCTCAGTCCCTCAACGAGTAAGAATGGAAGCAATGGCAGTTGTGGCATGCAGGAACTTGGCCTAGACCTTTCCAAGAAAAGCCCCTCGGGGAGCACAGCCACTGAAGAAGTAAGTCCCAGCAGCATCCCACAAGAATCACCTCAGTCTGCCTCAGAATCCACAGCCAACAGTGCCTCATTTGATGAGAACACCAACACGCAGAACCTCACTGCTGGAGAGCCCATGGAGCAGGGCAGAGGAGAATGCGAAGAAAGCCAACCGCCTCCGGATGTTGAAAAGCGTAAAAGTTCCCGGCAGGTCGCCCGGCAGAGAAGGCAACCCAAGAGTGAAGGCAACAAGAGGGAAGATGCAAAACGAGGAATTTTACCCAACAGTGTTGTCAAAAGATTTAAAGTAGTTGGGGAGAGGCTCCCTGGTGGAGGAAATGGCAATTCTGAAGTATCCTTCCAGTGGAAAGATGATGAGGAAGGTTTAGAGAACGGACAGGAGCAAAGTGAAGAGAGTGGACAGAGCGAGTGTGAAGGTGGACGGAATAGCGCCAATTACGTCTTCCGACAGGAAGGCTTTGAGCCTGCCCTTGGTGACAACCTTTATGTTTGCATCCCCTGTGGTAAAGGCTTTCCGAGCTCAGAGGAACTGAATGCCCACGTGGAGACCCACACAGAGGAAGAGTTGTACATcaaagaggaggaggatgattcCTATCCAAAGGAAGATGAAGTAGAAGCGGAAGACTTGTCTTCACAAGTAACCCATGTCCTTGGCAACGAGTCCCGTCGCTTCAGCTGCTCGGTCTGCAACAAGAGCTACAAAGATCCAGCCACTCTTCGACAACACGAGAAGACCCACTGGCTCACCCGTCCCTTCCCCTGCAACATCTGCGGCAAGATGTTCACCCAACGTGGCACCATGACCCGCCACATGCGCAGCCACCTGGGCCTGAAGCCATTCGCCTGCGACGAGTGCGGCATGCGCTTTACCCGCCAGTACCGGCTCACGGAGCACATGCGTGTTCACTCAGGTGAGAAGCCGTACGAATGTCAGCTATGTGGGGGTAAATTTACCCAGCAGCGTAACCTCATTAGCCACCTACGAATGCATACCTCCCCTTCATAA